A stretch of the Cheilinus undulatus linkage group 11, ASM1832078v1, whole genome shotgun sequence genome encodes the following:
- the etv7 gene encoding transcription factor ETV7 isoform X5, with the protein MTHAEQVNMSQSVRHSPQNQLPLVSPSSQEDLWHLPGQLRINPSLWDKEDVAHWLHWAQKEYSLRRPEKGRFEMNGRALCLLTKEDFRRRCPSSGDVLYEILQCVKQQRRIMVCDPVSTSSLLANGNIQSPVRSQTSHQTVKEPKSPTVSDIPVPLTFTTAVSAAVLTSVTSKPEPVSPLRDHASILYPAAVMQANGSSMHHKRDRCVSQTESIIHEPLNLSNREKPRSPLHKANGHIPECRLLWDYVYQLLCDDRYKDYIRWEDRDSLVFRVVDPNGLAHLWGNHKVREGKIAQMNRDNMTYEKMSRALRHYYKLNIIKKERGQKLLFRFLKLPQDIKKQKVDPAEYPEYTPPQEEDLTDSSPTYDFSEERFEVSPDRASPQPPP; encoded by the exons ATGACACATGCTGAGCAAGTCAATATGTCTCAGAGTGTGCGTCACAGTCCCCAAAACCAGCTTCCACTGGTCAGTCCATCCTCACAGGAGGACCTGTGGCATCTACCTGGACAGCTCC GAATAAACCCATCTCTATGGGACAAGGAGGATGTAGCTCACTGGCTCCACTGGGCTCAGAAGGAATACTCACTGCGACGGCCTGAAAAGGGACGCTTTGAGATGAACGGCCGAGCCCTCTGCCTGCTCACCAAAGAAGACTTCAGGCGCCGCTGTCCCAGCTCAG GTGATGTTCTGTATGAGATCCTGCAATGTGTAAAACAGCAAAGGAGGATTATGGTCTGTGATCCTGTGAGCACATCTTCCCTCTTGGCCAATGGAAACATTCAGAGTCCAGTCAGAAGCCAAACTTCCCATCAGACTGTCAAAGAGCCCAAGTCTCCCACTGTCAGTGACATCCCAG TTCCCCTTACTTTCACAACTGCAGTGTCTGCAGCTGTTCTAACCAGTGTGACCAGCAAGCCAGAGCCTGTGTCGCCTCTCAGAGATCATGCCTCAATCTTATACCCAGCTGCAGTCATGCAGGCCA ATGGCTCATCAATGCACCACAAACGAGATCGGTGTGTTAGCCAAACAGAGAGTATCATACATGAGCCACTCAACTTGTCCAATCGGGAGAAACCGAGGAGCCCCCTGCACAAAGCCAATGGCCACATTCCAG AGTGCAGACTGCTGTGGGACTATGTGTACCAGCTGCTGTGTGATGATCGTTACAAGGATTACATCCGATGGGAAGACCGGGACAGCCTGGTGTTCAGGGTTGTTGACCCCAATGGACTGGCACATCTCTGGGGAAACCACAAGGTGAGAGAGGGAAAGATAGCACAGATG AATAGAGACAATATGACGTATGAGAAAATGTCCCGGGCTCTACGCCACTACTACAAGCTCAACATCATTAAAAAAGAGCGAGGGCAGAAACTCCTCTTCAG GTTTCTGAAACTCCCACAGGACATCAAGAAACAAAAGGTGGACCCTGCAGAGTACCCAGAGTACACCCCACCACAAGAAGAGGACTTAACAGACAGCAGCCCTACGTATGATTTCAGTGAGGAGCGTTTTGAAGTTTCTCCTGATCGTGCCTCTCCACAGCCTCCTCCATAG
- the zgc:194242 gene encoding uncharacterized methyltransferase YdaC, giving the protein MLAEKIGKQLGHPTRSVAGWLVSRFLAARNHLLEENAVQLSGIQPGDTVLELGHGPGLGLLSAAKLLTEPSGHLIGVDYSEYMHKMASKKMKDLIGSGKVTLHLCDVAAMPLSDNTVDKVFHCNCYYFWPDLKKGATEIHRVMKPGGLMVTTLRLSMVATMAAKRVMPGQNWRPDNYMMALRDSGFTDVRMEDRQHKQINFQVIYATALK; this is encoded by the exons ATGTTGGCTGAAAAAATTGGAAAACAGTTGGGCCACCCAACGCGCTCAGTGGCTGGATGGCTGGTCAGCAGGTTTCTCGCAGCGCGTAACCATCTCCTTGAAGAGAATGCTGTGCAGCTGAGTGGGATCCAGCCTGGGGATACAGTACTGGAGCTGGGTCATGGCCCAGGACTTGGTCTGCTGTCAGCTGCCAAACTCCTCACAGAGCCCTCAGGCCACCTTATAGGGGTGGATTACTCAGAGTACATGCATAAG ATGGCaagcaaaaaaatgaaggatCTTATTGGAAGTGGGAAAGTGACTCTACACCTCTGTGATGTAGCAGCAATGCCTCTGTCTGACAACACCGTGGATAAAGTATTTCACTGTAACTGCTACTACTTCTGGCCTGACCTCAAGAAGGGAGCCACAGAGATACACCGGGTAATGAAACCAG GAGGCCTGATGGTGACCACACTGAGACTATCTATGGTGGCTACTATGGCAGCAAAGCGTGTGATGCCAGGACAGAACTGGCGACCAGACAACTACATGATGGCTCTGAGAGACTCTGGCTTCACTGATGTCAGAATGGAAGACAGACAGCATAAACAAATTAATTTTCAGGTTATCTATGCTACTGCTTTGAAATAA
- the etv7 gene encoding transcription factor ETV7 isoform X2 has product MENTVPSPLVKQENRADSPASVMTHAEQVNMSQSVRHSPQNQLPLVSPSSQEDLWHLPGQLRINPSLWDKEDVAHWLHWAQKEYSLRRPEKGRFEMNGRALCLLTKEDFRRRCPSSGDVLYEILQCVKQQRRIMVCDPVSTSSLLANGNIQSPVRSQTSHQTVKEPKSPTVSDIPVSAAVLTSVTSKPEPVSPLRDHASILYPAAVMQANGSSMHHKRDRCVSQTESIIHEPLNLSNREKPRSPLHKANGHIPECRLLWDYVYQLLCDDRYKDYIRWEDRDSLVFRVVDPNGLAHLWGNHKVREGKIAQMNRDNMTYEKMSRALRHYYKLNIIKKERGQKLLFRFLKLPQDIKKQKVDPAEYPEYTPPQEEDLTDSSPTYDFSEERFEVSPDRASPQPPP; this is encoded by the exons ATGGAAAACACTGTCCCGTCACCTTTGGTCAAG CaagaaaacagagcagacagCCCAGCCAGTGTAATGACACATGCTGAGCAAGTCAATATGTCTCAGAGTGTGCGTCACAGTCCCCAAAACCAGCTTCCACTGGTCAGTCCATCCTCACAGGAGGACCTGTGGCATCTACCTGGACAGCTCC GAATAAACCCATCTCTATGGGACAAGGAGGATGTAGCTCACTGGCTCCACTGGGCTCAGAAGGAATACTCACTGCGACGGCCTGAAAAGGGACGCTTTGAGATGAACGGCCGAGCCCTCTGCCTGCTCACCAAAGAAGACTTCAGGCGCCGCTGTCCCAGCTCAG GTGATGTTCTGTATGAGATCCTGCAATGTGTAAAACAGCAAAGGAGGATTATGGTCTGTGATCCTGTGAGCACATCTTCCCTCTTGGCCAATGGAAACATTCAGAGTCCAGTCAGAAGCCAAACTTCCCATCAGACTGTCAAAGAGCCCAAGTCTCCCACTGTCAGTGACATCCCAG TGTCTGCAGCTGTTCTAACCAGTGTGACCAGCAAGCCAGAGCCTGTGTCGCCTCTCAGAGATCATGCCTCAATCTTATACCCAGCTGCAGTCATGCAGGCCA ATGGCTCATCAATGCACCACAAACGAGATCGGTGTGTTAGCCAAACAGAGAGTATCATACATGAGCCACTCAACTTGTCCAATCGGGAGAAACCGAGGAGCCCCCTGCACAAAGCCAATGGCCACATTCCAG AGTGCAGACTGCTGTGGGACTATGTGTACCAGCTGCTGTGTGATGATCGTTACAAGGATTACATCCGATGGGAAGACCGGGACAGCCTGGTGTTCAGGGTTGTTGACCCCAATGGACTGGCACATCTCTGGGGAAACCACAAGGTGAGAGAGGGAAAGATAGCACAGATG AATAGAGACAATATGACGTATGAGAAAATGTCCCGGGCTCTACGCCACTACTACAAGCTCAACATCATTAAAAAAGAGCGAGGGCAGAAACTCCTCTTCAG GTTTCTGAAACTCCCACAGGACATCAAGAAACAAAAGGTGGACCCTGCAGAGTACCCAGAGTACACCCCACCACAAGAAGAGGACTTAACAGACAGCAGCCCTACGTATGATTTCAGTGAGGAGCGTTTTGAAGTTTCTCCTGATCGTGCCTCTCCACAGCCTCCTCCATAG
- the etv7 gene encoding transcription factor ETV7 isoform X1, translated as MENTVPSPLVKQENRADSPASVMTHAEQVNMSQSVRHSPQNQLPLVSPSSQEDLWHLPGQLRINPSLWDKEDVAHWLHWAQKEYSLRRPEKGRFEMNGRALCLLTKEDFRRRCPSSGDVLYEILQCVKQQRRIMVCDPVSTSSLLANGNIQSPVRSQTSHQTVKEPKSPTVSDIPVPLTFTTAVSAAVLTSVTSKPEPVSPLRDHASILYPAAVMQANGSSMHHKRDRCVSQTESIIHEPLNLSNREKPRSPLHKANGHIPECRLLWDYVYQLLCDDRYKDYIRWEDRDSLVFRVVDPNGLAHLWGNHKVREGKIAQMNRDNMTYEKMSRALRHYYKLNIIKKERGQKLLFRFLKLPQDIKKQKVDPAEYPEYTPPQEEDLTDSSPTYDFSEERFEVSPDRASPQPPP; from the exons ATGGAAAACACTGTCCCGTCACCTTTGGTCAAG CaagaaaacagagcagacagCCCAGCCAGTGTAATGACACATGCTGAGCAAGTCAATATGTCTCAGAGTGTGCGTCACAGTCCCCAAAACCAGCTTCCACTGGTCAGTCCATCCTCACAGGAGGACCTGTGGCATCTACCTGGACAGCTCC GAATAAACCCATCTCTATGGGACAAGGAGGATGTAGCTCACTGGCTCCACTGGGCTCAGAAGGAATACTCACTGCGACGGCCTGAAAAGGGACGCTTTGAGATGAACGGCCGAGCCCTCTGCCTGCTCACCAAAGAAGACTTCAGGCGCCGCTGTCCCAGCTCAG GTGATGTTCTGTATGAGATCCTGCAATGTGTAAAACAGCAAAGGAGGATTATGGTCTGTGATCCTGTGAGCACATCTTCCCTCTTGGCCAATGGAAACATTCAGAGTCCAGTCAGAAGCCAAACTTCCCATCAGACTGTCAAAGAGCCCAAGTCTCCCACTGTCAGTGACATCCCAG TTCCCCTTACTTTCACAACTGCAGTGTCTGCAGCTGTTCTAACCAGTGTGACCAGCAAGCCAGAGCCTGTGTCGCCTCTCAGAGATCATGCCTCAATCTTATACCCAGCTGCAGTCATGCAGGCCA ATGGCTCATCAATGCACCACAAACGAGATCGGTGTGTTAGCCAAACAGAGAGTATCATACATGAGCCACTCAACTTGTCCAATCGGGAGAAACCGAGGAGCCCCCTGCACAAAGCCAATGGCCACATTCCAG AGTGCAGACTGCTGTGGGACTATGTGTACCAGCTGCTGTGTGATGATCGTTACAAGGATTACATCCGATGGGAAGACCGGGACAGCCTGGTGTTCAGGGTTGTTGACCCCAATGGACTGGCACATCTCTGGGGAAACCACAAGGTGAGAGAGGGAAAGATAGCACAGATG AATAGAGACAATATGACGTATGAGAAAATGTCCCGGGCTCTACGCCACTACTACAAGCTCAACATCATTAAAAAAGAGCGAGGGCAGAAACTCCTCTTCAG GTTTCTGAAACTCCCACAGGACATCAAGAAACAAAAGGTGGACCCTGCAGAGTACCCAGAGTACACCCCACCACAAGAAGAGGACTTAACAGACAGCAGCCCTACGTATGATTTCAGTGAGGAGCGTTTTGAAGTTTCTCCTGATCGTGCCTCTCCACAGCCTCCTCCATAG
- the ube2t gene encoding ubiquitin-conjugating enzyme E2 T, whose product MQRASRLKRELQMLSTEPPPGITCWQTEERIDELCAQIVGGADTPYEGGLFSLEIKVPERYPFEPPKIRFLTPIYHPNIDNSGRICHDALKLPPKGAWKPSLNISTVLTSIQLLMAEPNPDDPLMADISSEFKYNKQLFTEKAKKWTQEHAVQKNTGVMEGNKENNPDQKALSRKREAQQEVEASAKKTCV is encoded by the exons ATGCAGAGAGCTTCCCGTTTAAAGCGTGAACTTCAGATGCTAAGCACCGAGCCTCCTCCAGGGATAACATGCTGGCAGACCGAGGAACGGATAGATGAACTATGTGCAC AGATTGTTGGTGGAGCAGACACTCCATATGAAGGTGGGCTCTTTTCTTTGGAGATAAAGGTCCCAGAGAG GTACCCATTTGAGCCTCCCAAAATCCGATTTTTGACTCCAATCTACCATCCAAACATTGACAATTCTGGACGAATCTGTCATGATGCTCTCAAACTTCCTCCAAAG GGTGCCTGGAAGCCATCCCTCAACATTTCCACTGTCCTCACCTCTATTCAGCTCCTCATGGCTGAGCCCAATCCAGACGATCCACTCATGGCTGATATT TCATCAGAATTCAAATACAACAAGCAGCTGTTCACGGAGAAAGCTAAGAAGTGGACACAAGAACATGCAGTTCAGAAGAATACG GGGGTCATGGAGGGCAACAAAGAAAATAATCCAGATCAAAAAGCCTTATCCCGCAAAAGAGAGGCACAACAGGAAGTGGAGGCATCAGCAAAGAAAACCTGTGTTTAG
- the etv7 gene encoding transcription factor ETV7 isoform X4, translated as MENTVPSPLVKQENRADSPASVMTHAEQVNMSQSVRHSPQNQLPLVSPSSQEDLWHLPGQLRINPSLWDKEDVAHWLHWAQKEYSLRRPEKGRFEMNGRALCLLTKEDFRRRCPSSGDVLYEILQCVKQQRRIMVCDPVSTSSLLANGNIQSPVRSQTSHQTVKEPKSPTVSDIPVSAAVLTSVTSKPEPVSPLRDHASILYPAAVMQANGSSMHHKRDRCVSQTESIIHEPLNLSNREKPRSPLHKANGHIPECRLLWDYVYQLLCDDRYKDYIRWEDRDSLVFRVVDPNGLAHLWGNHKNRDNMTYEKMSRALRHYYKLNIIKKERGQKLLFRFLKLPQDIKKQKVDPAEYPEYTPPQEEDLTDSSPTYDFSEERFEVSPDRASPQPPP; from the exons ATGGAAAACACTGTCCCGTCACCTTTGGTCAAG CaagaaaacagagcagacagCCCAGCCAGTGTAATGACACATGCTGAGCAAGTCAATATGTCTCAGAGTGTGCGTCACAGTCCCCAAAACCAGCTTCCACTGGTCAGTCCATCCTCACAGGAGGACCTGTGGCATCTACCTGGACAGCTCC GAATAAACCCATCTCTATGGGACAAGGAGGATGTAGCTCACTGGCTCCACTGGGCTCAGAAGGAATACTCACTGCGACGGCCTGAAAAGGGACGCTTTGAGATGAACGGCCGAGCCCTCTGCCTGCTCACCAAAGAAGACTTCAGGCGCCGCTGTCCCAGCTCAG GTGATGTTCTGTATGAGATCCTGCAATGTGTAAAACAGCAAAGGAGGATTATGGTCTGTGATCCTGTGAGCACATCTTCCCTCTTGGCCAATGGAAACATTCAGAGTCCAGTCAGAAGCCAAACTTCCCATCAGACTGTCAAAGAGCCCAAGTCTCCCACTGTCAGTGACATCCCAG TGTCTGCAGCTGTTCTAACCAGTGTGACCAGCAAGCCAGAGCCTGTGTCGCCTCTCAGAGATCATGCCTCAATCTTATACCCAGCTGCAGTCATGCAGGCCA ATGGCTCATCAATGCACCACAAACGAGATCGGTGTGTTAGCCAAACAGAGAGTATCATACATGAGCCACTCAACTTGTCCAATCGGGAGAAACCGAGGAGCCCCCTGCACAAAGCCAATGGCCACATTCCAG AGTGCAGACTGCTGTGGGACTATGTGTACCAGCTGCTGTGTGATGATCGTTACAAGGATTACATCCGATGGGAAGACCGGGACAGCCTGGTGTTCAGGGTTGTTGACCCCAATGGACTGGCACATCTCTGGGGAAACCACAAG AATAGAGACAATATGACGTATGAGAAAATGTCCCGGGCTCTACGCCACTACTACAAGCTCAACATCATTAAAAAAGAGCGAGGGCAGAAACTCCTCTTCAG GTTTCTGAAACTCCCACAGGACATCAAGAAACAAAAGGTGGACCCTGCAGAGTACCCAGAGTACACCCCACCACAAGAAGAGGACTTAACAGACAGCAGCCCTACGTATGATTTCAGTGAGGAGCGTTTTGAAGTTTCTCCTGATCGTGCCTCTCCACAGCCTCCTCCATAG
- the etv7 gene encoding transcription factor ETV7 isoform X3: MENTVPSPLVKQENRADSPASVMTHAEQVNMSQSVRHSPQNQLPLVSPSSQEDLWHLPGQLRINPSLWDKEDVAHWLHWAQKEYSLRRPEKGRFEMNGRALCLLTKEDFRRRCPSSGDVLYEILQCVKQQRRIMVCDPVSTSSLLANGNIQSPVRSQTSHQTVKEPKSPTVSDIPVPLTFTTAVSAAVLTSVTSKPEPVSPLRDHASILYPAAVMQANGSSMHHKRDRCVSQTESIIHEPLNLSNREKPRSPLHKANGHIPECRLLWDYVYQLLCDDRYKDYIRWEDRDSLVFRVVDPNGLAHLWGNHKNRDNMTYEKMSRALRHYYKLNIIKKERGQKLLFRFLKLPQDIKKQKVDPAEYPEYTPPQEEDLTDSSPTYDFSEERFEVSPDRASPQPPP, from the exons ATGGAAAACACTGTCCCGTCACCTTTGGTCAAG CaagaaaacagagcagacagCCCAGCCAGTGTAATGACACATGCTGAGCAAGTCAATATGTCTCAGAGTGTGCGTCACAGTCCCCAAAACCAGCTTCCACTGGTCAGTCCATCCTCACAGGAGGACCTGTGGCATCTACCTGGACAGCTCC GAATAAACCCATCTCTATGGGACAAGGAGGATGTAGCTCACTGGCTCCACTGGGCTCAGAAGGAATACTCACTGCGACGGCCTGAAAAGGGACGCTTTGAGATGAACGGCCGAGCCCTCTGCCTGCTCACCAAAGAAGACTTCAGGCGCCGCTGTCCCAGCTCAG GTGATGTTCTGTATGAGATCCTGCAATGTGTAAAACAGCAAAGGAGGATTATGGTCTGTGATCCTGTGAGCACATCTTCCCTCTTGGCCAATGGAAACATTCAGAGTCCAGTCAGAAGCCAAACTTCCCATCAGACTGTCAAAGAGCCCAAGTCTCCCACTGTCAGTGACATCCCAG TTCCCCTTACTTTCACAACTGCAGTGTCTGCAGCTGTTCTAACCAGTGTGACCAGCAAGCCAGAGCCTGTGTCGCCTCTCAGAGATCATGCCTCAATCTTATACCCAGCTGCAGTCATGCAGGCCA ATGGCTCATCAATGCACCACAAACGAGATCGGTGTGTTAGCCAAACAGAGAGTATCATACATGAGCCACTCAACTTGTCCAATCGGGAGAAACCGAGGAGCCCCCTGCACAAAGCCAATGGCCACATTCCAG AGTGCAGACTGCTGTGGGACTATGTGTACCAGCTGCTGTGTGATGATCGTTACAAGGATTACATCCGATGGGAAGACCGGGACAGCCTGGTGTTCAGGGTTGTTGACCCCAATGGACTGGCACATCTCTGGGGAAACCACAAG AATAGAGACAATATGACGTATGAGAAAATGTCCCGGGCTCTACGCCACTACTACAAGCTCAACATCATTAAAAAAGAGCGAGGGCAGAAACTCCTCTTCAG GTTTCTGAAACTCCCACAGGACATCAAGAAACAAAAGGTGGACCCTGCAGAGTACCCAGAGTACACCCCACCACAAGAAGAGGACTTAACAGACAGCAGCCCTACGTATGATTTCAGTGAGGAGCGTTTTGAAGTTTCTCCTGATCGTGCCTCTCCACAGCCTCCTCCATAG